Genomic segment of Diachasmimorpha longicaudata isolate KC_UGA_2023 chromosome 14, iyDiaLong2, whole genome shotgun sequence:
GGCCCACGGGATAGTAAAAGGGATGTAACTCTATTAAACATCCCCcgaacgataaaaaatatgaaaatgaacATCTCAATAGTtcagaaaaaatgataaaatcgtGAAACTTGTTCATTTCATAAATATATTCCCCgataattgaatattgatCCCTCGTTTACTTTATTGTTTTGCTgtgcaataaaaaagaaaattcaatctcCAATAGTTTTCCAAAGTTGCCATATCAGTGCCACCAGAAAGTTGTTATGAAACTCATTTCTAGATTCAAAactacaacaaaaaaaaaacgataaaaaatcaaagttaAAATTAATCTATAAGTTCTGACAGAGAATTTATCTGTCGTTGCATCTTACTTGAGAAATTCGCGTATCAGAGACGCCGTACGACCTACTGATAAAGAGCCCTGTTTGAAATAATGAAGTTGCCGGAAGGTTTACCAAAGTTTCACCGACTCGTTGGAAAGTACTCGTCGATAACCAATTGGATTAAACAAAACGACTGAACATTAAATCTCATTATCaaattccgataaaaaaaataccattgTCTTCAACCAATAAACGAACTGTCATTCCTATTTAAAacctgaataaatttattaattatcaattaaaatctCATCCCATTAAATCCCCAAAACTCCTAATTGCAAAAAAACCTCCAATTACGAAGTTTGATTACGCTATTATCTCCTTCCTAAGTAATTTCAGAGTTTAAATGCCCCAAAATATTTCTCCTAACAAACTTAACGACccgttaaaaatattatttgacattTTCACCTAAAGCCACTAATTCCCGAGATAATAACAAAATTACCGGACCGTCATTTCTTCCCCAGAGAATATTAATTCTCTAATAAATAACTTAATTCATCTGaactataaaataaatattttactcaCCAGTCAATTGTCCTCGCACTCGATCAACAAAACACCAACAACAAATCGCGAGTAAACACCCCTTTATCATGATAACAGTATCACCTCAAAGTCCTTACCGACCCGTTTAGTCCCCGAGATGTATCGCGCTTGTCGTTCGCGTCACGACTAAACTTTCTACTTGGCGCCAACGTCTGTTCTAACCCGGCGTAGGATCTTCTCCCACCCCTTACAAATGCAACACGAGGGAAGGGTTGTCCCTTTCACCCGGTCAGAGAGCGCGCGCCATCCaactaccccccccccctccttctctccccccccccccccccactcacACACTGCATCCCCCCAAACCGCCACTCGTGGGAGCTAAAGAGTAGAACAAATATCCCGGCTATCATCCAGTGGACTTACATTCACCCCTGTTGTCGCTCATATCGGTTAAACACTTCGATGATCCTGACATTGTTCCCTCCACTAGTGCCATTTTACCACGAGTAGGTggtgaataatatatttaacaACAGCTACActgttgataaattattgacgTTGGAGTCATTTGTATTTAGAATTATGcggagaatgaaaattctttgaatttttatagtctgatttcgataaaaattattgttatgatTTTTGGCGTCAtattttgggtaaaaattgGCCCTTTAGAGGgcgaaacgaaaaaaattaagaaaatgtCAATAGAATAAATCGACCtcgataaacattttttaaataaatctatcaatttttcattaaacctctaataaaaaattatagaattttaTACTATTGTTTAgtcaattttacgaagccacatataattaattacaaaatttattacacatttatttacttttcttTCCGTCTGTGacttgaaaaacaattttcattctattgatccaattaatttttcagtcaCGTTAAAccttcacgtaatttttatcaaattattaaTAACATAATCATTGAGTTCAACGTTCGACCCACTATtgtataatttttaccgataaaaatcaatccacctccccctcccccccttccaCCATGATCTTTAAATGACTCAGTACCTCTCTTCTCATGATTCATCATCAGTATTCACGCTCGATTAAGCTCACTGTCTCGGTGTATCGGAGATTAATATATCCGTGTAGCAAGAAGCAGGAACGTGAAGCGGATACCCCGGTCGTGATATGCATTTTCGTGATTAATTATCCCCTGAATttatattcaccaaaaaattaaagaattagTTGAGTGAATATCGGAGATTTGAAAATCTTCAACTGGTAGAAAATGCGTTGTTAGCTGTGGCAAGTCAAGCCAGACAAATGGCACCTGTCCCACAACGGGGGTTGAAGAAATACGACACGTGACAGCCGAGAGGTAAGAATAAGCGAAGCCATGTCAAGCGTGAATCCCACCGCCCCCCCTCCCATCCCCCTGAGCTACTACTACACCGCAAAATCCCTCAAAAATTTTGGTGCAATGTTTACAAAGAAACCTGTGATAATCGAATGGCAAATCCGATATTTGCACGTCATTATCTTAAAATTTAATCTCGAGGATTcacaaaaatcacgaaaattaaaattaaaattgaaattaaaattgcgAAACAGTTGAgctttttttcagtgaattttcaataaaaattacaaaatatttcagaaaaaatataaaatattcaatgaaaaaatgcacaactgttccacattttttactgaatagtgtaaatgttaaataatttttctctccggctagtcaaaaaaaaaaatactaaaacaACAGAAACTTTTCATGTAAGTCGTTTGATAATGTCAGAGACAGAGGGCTAGGGTACTTGAGTGCCACCGGTGCACCATAAATTTACCAAACTCACCTGATCACTCACGGGAGTTTGTTTATTTTCACAAGAGACTAATCCCACCAGGTGATGCCATATAAAGTTAAATTAAACGATATAAAGAAGTTAATTCTTACGAGTTAAATAAGCCATCAATATTAATAAAACTCATAactaaatataaaattgatatTGTCAACTCGAATTAAATTCATCAACTCCCCAAAccattaaaaacaatttttttctttccgaaAAATTTCTTAAACTTCGTAGAaacttcgaaaaatttccggaaGCGCCTGCCCTAATTAAACTGGAATCCCAACACCAACGCGAACAGACGATACCATATCAACTTGgacttaattaaataaaaaattagtttcCACCACGCAAGACGAATTAAGAAACTTCACATCTCCTCTAATATGAATAATAACTAAATACAAacagtaataaataatattcacaacaatttttataaattttccttcacaacacaattttttaattgatgtaATTTGTCACTCCATAACGAGCTCAAAAAATCACGaatcaactgaaaaattaaatcagtAATCAGTAATGAACCCACCGTAATATAATGCACATTAAAATcacgcaaaaaaaaacattttgcaAAAGCCCCGCCTCTACAAAAATCCGATCACCTCAACCACCCCTTCCACGACCATTATCATCCCTTCAATCAAAATTACCGCAATTTTCCCCGCTTCATCGTCTCCAAAGAATCGCGAAAAAACGATCGAACTTAAATGAACAGAAAATACCTTTCACCTCCGGTATCTCAATGTTCACGAGTTAATAATGCCCCAATTACTAATTACATGATATGGAGAAAAACGTGAGAATTGGCTAGTCGTCTTGAGTCTACCCGGTCCAGTCCAATCGTTGAGGTAACAAGGCAGTGggaaaagacgaaaaaaaaaaaaaacccccgactgaggaagaaaaaaaaaacgaattaacTAGACACCGAGTCTTTGCAAATTGAGTTGCACGACGGTGGAATTTAAACATTCAAATTAACCCGTTTAGCAAGTCAAAGTGTCTAATGTGCTGCTGCTGTGTGGGGCTTGCCCCCCCCTGTTTCCGTGCACTAAGACACTCGTAACATTCAATCGATAGTTTTCGAATTTTATCTCTGACTCAcagatttatgaattttcacatGAGGAACGATATgaccccgaagaaaacgatacaACGACCTTCCAGATACTCAAGGACATTTATTAATCATCATtaagttgaataaaatatgtTGTTCTCTGTTACGagtaaattttcttcattctcttGGGACATGGTCCATCGtgtaatttataataatctagaaaataaataaataatcctaGTGAAGTCATGTACAGGTCAAGTAAATCCCACCCTAATTAATACATGAAGAAGTAAGCTCTCTTACTAGTCCTGGAAAGTGaatattgattaatttcatGTCCCAATTCCATTCGTTTTCTCACATGTAGTTCACTACATCCATTGTAGCACTTCATGTGACAAATACTTGGAAATGTCATATCCTCGTGATCCCTATCCCTAGCGCATATTGTTCTACTCCCATCACCATCAAGATCCTCCTTATCAAGTCCATTCTCGGCTGACTGAACGTCTTCGTTCTCCTCAATGCCAATCAACCTGACTGAATCCTCACAATGGATACAGTTACAAGCGTCTGATGTAATGAAATTGCCAACTGAAATCACTGgtggaataattcaattatacCCCAGTACCAAAATTACACCAATTATCCCCTAATCATCCAACTAATCAATTCTACCAAATTCACCCCAAAACATCGATTCATCGAATTTCACAAATCCACAGGAgaactaaaaaattttatttcaaattctcttcgaatttAATCCATTAATCGGATTCTATCAACAAAACTGGAAATCTGTAATCaatatttggaaaatcaatagttcccatgaattaaattttttttttctaattaatccCCAGAATTCAAGAGGAAAtagaaattcatttcaatccATTGAGATACTAATCACcacaaattgataaaaaaatttatcaatacgTACCAATGATAACTACGGTAGCATGAAATCTCATCTCGACTAACTGTCACGCGTGGTAAACACACGTTCACGAATTTACTGTACACCAATGAGAGACGCAAATTGCAAACGGATCAAACAGATTCCAAGGGGTTATATCAAACGTCCAGTTTGATTTCGACTAAACCGCTGAAACCAACTGAATCACCCGGGCTTCCTGCCCCCCCCCATCGCCCCAACCACCCCCCCAAACCCCCCCACGACTCTCCTCAAGATCTAGAGAGTGGAATGAGCTTGAGTGTGCTTATTTGTGCAACACGAATAGGAGGTCGTGTGATTAAATTTCTACTTCTCAAAGGCCACATCAAAACCATAGTAACTTTATCacacccccctccccaccctcCGGCCCCCTCTCAAAGTTTAAAATGATAACGAGGGCATTAGGGAAATTACTTATGAGGTAGTAGGGAAAACAAGTCAAATGTGTCAACAAAATATTGCCACAGCAATCACGAGATTAAAACTTGATGGGATGAGTTGAAATACTTGGAAGAAATTTTCGATTAACTAATGTTGGACATTTCAAAGTGgtagagggagaaaaaaaatggttaaaaattacgttcgATTTCGtaacaaaattcaatgaaacgttcaataaaaaaatgagtagCTGTTCGgttatttttgaagaatttttctctacgagtaaatttattatttttttcattaaaaaaggaagaaaatGTGATGTGAAAAAGACCTCCATAATGCCCCACATTatccaaaaatgaaaatcatatcTTCGATCTAAACCTCAAAAGCGAAATAATTTCCCTAAATTTCGATATATTCTCTATctccaaaataaattccaaattcTGCAAAACTCTCCCTCGTACCACAACGTAGAcatcaaaattcaataaaaattactcccCTAATGATTTATTTCCAATCACCCCCGAATACACCACAACTACCCCTCACAataatttcaaccaaaaaaaaatttctcacccCGAATAAACCAACATTTTCCATACCAAAAAATAAcagttaaaatttcaaaataaaaatcataattttaccgtcagaatttttctcaatctCCCAGCGTTATCTCGAGCACTCACTAAAAACAAATACTCCGGAAAAAGAGTTTAAATGGATCATGCTATTTAAATCGGCCTTGAGGCAGCGATTACGTTCATATCTCCAAACGTTGCGCGCGTTAACCTCTTGATCCCCAGAAGAAAAAACGAATGtaggataaaaaaaaggggtTAGGGGTGGGCAGCGGAgtgaggggggggaggggaagagggggacgaaaaaatatatatattcgaTATGCAAACACAGTAGCACACTGGCCTCGATCCCCGTTGAAATGTCACTTGAAGGCACGTAATCTCTGTCAGTACGTATTCCAGGACGCCGTATACTAATTCCCGCACGGCGTTGCTTCAGTCAGTCATCCTCACACCCCTTCACTCCCccccccacacacacacacagccCATCTCACCCTATTTCCCCCTATCACCCTGTCCCTGTAAGTCACGGGCTTACAGAGATGACAATGGTACAGATATACAGATGATGGtgaggggggcgggggggatgAGAAATGTTGGCAACTCATGAACTCTCACTCTCATCCTCCTCGACTCATCTTCATTTGCATTTTAATTTGCCCTAGCTATTGTTTGTGGTTTATTGTTACTGGAAATGTTGCCACACGTCGATTAACCCCAGGCGGTTAGATGAAGCATGAGGGGTGGTTTTGTAAAATAGGGGATAGAACATCAACTAtgaggagtgaaaaaaaaaaatcttgaaaaattacgtcatCGATTTGTAATTGGTCAATTAAATtactattcagtaaaaattacggtaaaTTGACGAATGATTTTACAGCGTGTTTCGTAAATTTTCCTAAAAATGTGGGGAATTTTCCTGAAATGTGGGgaatttttccgtaattttgaccgAATAGGGTTTTAATTGGCAGATTTTGGTTTTtagggaaagaaaaaattgggggatgaattttttgatttaattaattttgaaggttcCTTATTAGGGAGTGAAATTGAAGAATGTCTGGAGTGCAATCCCCAACATGTGGATTTAATTTCgaacaaataattataatcCTCATTTAtcacgaaatgaaaaatttttcattctatgtACCAATCACAGTAGTGAATGGTGGAATAAACACAGACGTGTAAATACGATTCGGTGGATGTACCCCAGTTCAATTCACTCTCTCGTCATATCCAATCTCTCTTCATTTTCGTGTCGTGATTACATCCAGCCATATGAGTATGACCGTTTTACACCTGGAAGGGGTGGAATGGTGAGGGCACTATATCCCATACGGTCCAGTTTGTATTCTAAAACGGATTTACTCCAACATCAGAGGTACCTAGCACCGGGGGATGAGGGGAGTGTGTCCTTTGAATCAGGTGATTTCAGTCAGTTCAATCGCGagaccaaaagaaaaaaattaattctcgttcatccagtttttttaatttattaatttggaaaaaattaaaaatgtaaaggCTCTTCCGATTGAGTAACTatcgtttaaataaaaaatttggggATTGCACTCCATAttcttatttaataaattgataattcccCAGGCGGAGGAATGAAATCCTTAATCACCAAGAATGACGAACTTCCCCAATAattacccctagaaaattaaTCCCCTGCGTTCGAAAACCCCCTgtcggggtaaaaaaaaattgtccgcAGATTGACTATAACACATTCATTAGAACCTTTGGTAATTAACCATAGTCATCCCACAAAAGGATACACACGTGGCTTGTCGAAGACACGTGCCACCAGTTACTACCCCTAAGAATTGACACAGGCGCACCGAAGGGGGGGGATAACACTGAATGAAAGAGGCCAACACGTTGTTTCCAACACACACTAACCCCATTCAATCGTCCACCCTATTCTCCTTCCTCATCGTAGTGTGTGAGTACACGTTTTACGTCACCTTATCAACGATAAGAGAAATTTCTCGCTAACGGTTTAATCGATAATTACACCTACGCGTTAATGCTGATGATGCACCTGTATGCACACCATTGATGAGGATTTAATTAGACTTCGTAACACTTTATTTTAAAGATCAAAGTgacaacgttttttttttatattctcagATAATCACAATTTAATCCCTCACATCCGTTGATTAATTGagagattaaaaataaatttatcgagGACATAATAGGATTTTAAGTAGCCGGGAAAAACAATAGTTTTTATCTCgaaatggaattaatttttcgagtttataatttttattgaaaattatccgAATGATAAAATCGGAAAAACTACGTCAGAATTAACTGTTAACGTTAATAGATCGTCGAGTGGTTACATTACATGGCATATTCAATAGTGGAGTAATACTAGTGACGCCGACTGACGACCAACGTTCATTACCCTCTATACCCATTAGTACGAGATAGCGGTGGTTGCAAATTGGTATGTGAGATTAATCCAGAATTGATAAGTAAAATCCCAGGACCCATATCACCAGCTTCATACGAATATACCCCCACCACACAACtactaatattaataattcaatggtCACGGGAAAAACACTTCGGgcccaataaaaaatgaaaaacaagaaaatacGGTAATATCCGTTGAGATTTCGACACATACGTCTCACCCCACCAATTCCCGTCAgataaaaacacaaaaaaaaatagagaaaaattatttacgtcTGTCTGAGCCCATTTATAATCCTCACCCATCGCAGGATCAATTCCCAGAAGGCCCATACCGTCGCATAAAATTTTAAACGCGAGAAACTTCCCCAAAGCGTCTCCTAAACATTCCCCTCATAAGATACTGTCCTTCTCCCATATCCACTCccttattttttcaaacaccTAAATGCAGTTTATATGCACCTGCATTCCCGCAAATATCtaagaaatattcaagaaaaaaaaaaatcccaagctCCTGTAGTTCCCACAGCCAGCATAAAGTCCCCCGAAATACTCCAACCCCAGGATttactattttcattttttttttcctgcatttttttttccccctacATTTTGCTCACTCACTCCAGTGGTTTTGCATTCTCTCATGTGTTTGTAAACTGTATGCATGCGAGTCACGGTTTGATTTGCGTCAGGTTTGTCCCGCAGTAGTTCATCGTCCCCTAGACAGTGTTACCAAACGAAAATGCCGTCAATTCTCGTTTCCCCATTGTAGacagaaaagatttttttattctcgagGTGTTGGCTTCACTCGCTTCTTGAAATAA
This window contains:
- the LOC135169336 gene encoding uncharacterized protein LOC135169336, which translates into the protein MRFHATVVIIVISVGNFITSDACNCIHCEDSVRLIGIEENEDVQSAENGLDKEDLDGDGSRTICARDRDHEDMTFPSICHMKCYNGCSELHVRKRMELGHEINQYSLSRTNYYKLHDGPCPKRMKKIYS